The following proteins are encoded in a genomic region of Streptomyces sp. NBC_01723:
- a CDS encoding winged helix-turn-helix transcriptional regulator yields MGTARRPGAYVCGVDAAMDVIGGKWKVLILWALGERVRRFGALRRELPGVTEKVLAAQLRELEADGIVHREEYPEVPPRVEYSLTARGVALNEALAPLGLWGKAHVLGGGSPAAGEVREDDHVPLVAGTA; encoded by the coding sequence ATGGGTACGGCACGGCGGCCGGGGGCGTACGTGTGCGGCGTCGACGCGGCGATGGACGTGATCGGCGGGAAGTGGAAGGTGCTGATCCTCTGGGCGCTCGGCGAGCGTGTCCGCCGCTTCGGGGCCCTGCGCCGGGAGCTGCCGGGTGTCACGGAGAAGGTCCTCGCCGCACAGCTGCGGGAGCTGGAGGCCGACGGCATCGTGCATCGCGAGGAGTACCCCGAGGTGCCGCCGCGCGTCGAGTACTCGCTCACCGCGCGGGGCGTCGCCCTCAACGAGGCGCTGGCGCCGCTCGGCCTGTGGGGGAAGGCGCACGTCCTGGGCGGCGGCTCACCGGCTGCCGGTGAGGTGCGCGAAGACGACCACGTTCCCCTGGTAGCCGGTACTGCGTGA
- a CDS encoding sulfite exporter TauE/SafE family protein, protein MPDISLTTLVLLCLAALAAGWIDAVVGGGGLLLLPAMLLGLPSGTPAAHALGTNKAVAIVGTTGAAVTYARKAPVDVRTAVRIGLAALAGSSGGAFFAAGMSTEVLKPVIMVVLLAVAAFVIFRPAFGTAPATGPATRRQILAAIGLAGVGIGFYDGLVGPGTGTFLVLALTALLHLDLVTASATAKIVNCCTNAGALATFAWQGAVLWQLAALMAVFNLAGGMFGAHTALKKGSGFVRVVLLTVVFALVANLAYEQWVA, encoded by the coding sequence ATGCCCGACATATCGCTGACCACGCTCGTCCTGCTCTGCCTCGCCGCTCTCGCGGCCGGCTGGATCGACGCGGTGGTCGGCGGCGGCGGCCTCCTGCTCCTGCCGGCCATGCTGCTCGGCCTGCCCTCCGGCACCCCCGCCGCGCACGCGCTGGGCACCAACAAGGCGGTCGCCATCGTCGGCACCACGGGCGCGGCGGTGACGTACGCCCGCAAGGCCCCGGTGGACGTCCGCACGGCCGTCCGCATCGGGCTGGCGGCGCTGGCGGGCTCGTCCGGCGGGGCCTTCTTCGCGGCCGGGATGAGCACGGAGGTGCTGAAGCCGGTCATCATGGTGGTGCTGCTCGCCGTCGCCGCCTTCGTGATCTTCCGCCCGGCCTTCGGCACCGCGCCCGCGACCGGCCCGGCCACCCGCCGCCAGATCCTCGCCGCGATCGGCCTCGCGGGCGTCGGCATCGGCTTCTACGACGGCCTGGTCGGCCCCGGCACCGGCACGTTCCTGGTCCTGGCCCTCACCGCCCTGCTCCACCTGGACCTGGTCACCGCCTCGGCCACCGCCAAGATCGTCAACTGCTGCACCAACGCGGGCGCCCTCGCGACCTTCGCCTGGCAGGGCGCGGTCCTGTGGCAACTGGCCGCGCTCATGGCGGTCTTCAACCTGGCGGGCGGCATGTTCGGCGCGCACACGGCGCTGAAGAAGGGGAGCGGCTTTGTGCGGGTGGTGCTGCTGACGGTGGTGTTCGCGTTGGTGGCGAACTTGGCGTATGAGCAGTGGGTGGCCTGA
- a CDS encoding NADPH-dependent FMN reductase — protein MDTTTAPLRVTLLVGSNRHGRFGPVVADWLLDHLRAHDDLVPEVVDVAEADLPTTLAATPEATAALAGVTPKLAGADAFVVLTPEYNHSFPAGLKNVIDWHFTEWRAKPVGLVSYGGLAGGLRAAEHLRQVFAELHAVTVRDTVSFHNAGASFDDEGAPRDPSGPDAAAKTMLDQLVWWGRALREAKEKRPYDDI, from the coding sequence ATGGACACCACGACCGCCCCACTGCGGGTGACCCTCCTTGTCGGCAGCAACCGCCACGGCCGCTTCGGCCCCGTCGTCGCCGACTGGCTCCTGGACCACCTCCGGGCCCACGACGACCTGGTCCCGGAGGTGGTCGACGTGGCCGAGGCCGACCTCCCCACGACGCTGGCCGCGACCCCGGAGGCGACCGCCGCGCTGGCCGGGGTCACCCCCAAGCTCGCCGGTGCCGACGCGTTCGTCGTGCTCACGCCCGAGTACAACCACTCGTTCCCGGCGGGCCTGAAGAACGTCATCGACTGGCACTTCACCGAGTGGCGGGCCAAGCCCGTCGGCCTCGTCTCGTACGGCGGCCTGGCCGGCGGCCTGCGCGCAGCGGAGCACCTGCGCCAGGTCTTCGCCGAACTGCACGCCGTCACCGTCCGCGACACCGTCTCCTTCCACAACGCGGGCGCGTCCTTCGACGACGAGGGCGCGCCCAGGGACCCGTCGGGGCCTGACGCGGCGGCGAAGACGATGCTCGACCAGCTGGTGTGGTGGGGGCGCGCCCTGCGCGAGGCGAAGGAGAAGCGGCCCTACGACGACATCTGA
- a CDS encoding class F sortase — translation MRRVGNTAIAAVTAVALCSGAWLLVGGAENEAPPQPSAAQAASGTGRSAEAPPAAPALPPSPPDRVRIPAIKVDAPMTGLGLTPSGSLDVPPAEKKNLAGWYEAGTTPGERGTAIVAGHVDNAEGPAVFYRLGALEKGARIEVDRRDGGVAVFTVDAVEVYAADDFPDAKVYGAALRPELRVITCGGDYSRSTGYQGNVVVFAHLTGSR, via the coding sequence ATGCGCAGGGTCGGCAACACCGCGATAGCCGCGGTCACCGCGGTCGCCCTCTGCTCCGGGGCGTGGCTGCTCGTCGGCGGCGCGGAGAACGAGGCCCCGCCGCAGCCGTCGGCCGCGCAGGCCGCCTCCGGCACCGGGCGGAGCGCCGAGGCGCCGCCCGCCGCACCGGCGCTGCCGCCCTCCCCGCCGGACCGCGTCCGGATCCCCGCGATCAAGGTGGACGCGCCCATGACGGGGCTCGGGCTGACGCCCTCGGGCAGCCTGGACGTGCCGCCCGCCGAGAAGAAGAACCTCGCCGGCTGGTACGAGGCCGGTACCACCCCCGGCGAGAGGGGCACCGCGATCGTCGCCGGGCACGTCGACAACGCCGAGGGCCCCGCCGTCTTCTACCGGCTCGGCGCGCTGGAGAAGGGCGCGAGGATCGAGGTCGACCGGCGGGACGGCGGCGTCGCGGTCTTCACGGTGGACGCGGTGGAGGTCTACGCCGCCGACGACTTCCCCGACGCCAAGGTGTACGGCGCGGCGCTCCGGCCCGAGCTGCGGGTCATCACCTGCGGCGGCGACTACTCACGCAGTACCGGCTACCAGGGGAACGTGGTCGTCTTCGCGCACCTCACCGGCAGCCGGTGA
- a CDS encoding NAD(P)-dependent oxidoreductase, with translation MTDNPTTPPIPLTVLGAGAMGTALVRAWLAAGHPVTVWNRTPARAEALAAEGATVARTAAEAVSANRLVIACLLDDASVGAALTGVDLTGRDLVDLTTGTPADGRTRAAWATARGARFLDGGIMAVPPMIGDADSGGYVFYSGSSTLFAEHRDTLAVPAGTRYVGEDPGFAALHDVALLSAMTGMFAGVSHAFALIRREDIAPGDFAPLLASWLTAMAPAVHLTAEQLERGDYSHGVVSNLAMQVAGNATLLRTAQEQGVSPELLTPYMGLMERWLAEGHGEEDGTGVVELLEVGRDPR, from the coding sequence ATGACCGACAACCCGACCACTCCCCCTATTCCCCTCACCGTCCTCGGCGCCGGCGCCATGGGCACGGCCCTCGTCCGCGCCTGGCTGGCCGCCGGGCACCCCGTGACCGTCTGGAACCGCACCCCCGCCCGCGCCGAGGCCCTGGCCGCAGAGGGCGCCACCGTCGCCCGCACCGCCGCCGAGGCGGTCTCGGCCAACCGCCTGGTGATCGCCTGCCTCCTGGACGACGCCTCGGTCGGCGCGGCCCTGACCGGCGTCGACCTGACCGGCCGCGACCTGGTCGACCTGACCACCGGCACACCCGCCGACGGCCGCACCCGCGCCGCGTGGGCGACGGCGCGCGGAGCACGCTTCCTGGACGGCGGCATCATGGCCGTTCCGCCGATGATCGGCGACGCGGACTCGGGCGGCTACGTCTTCTACAGCGGATCCTCCACCCTCTTCGCCGAGCACCGCGACACCCTCGCCGTCCCCGCCGGCACCCGCTACGTCGGCGAGGACCCGGGCTTCGCGGCCCTGCACGACGTGGCGCTGCTGAGCGCGATGACGGGCATGTTCGCGGGCGTCTCCCACGCCTTCGCCCTGATCCGACGCGAGGACATCGCGCCCGGCGACTTCGCACCGCTGCTGGCGTCCTGGCTCACCGCGATGGCCCCGGCCGTCCACCTGACCGCCGAGCAACTGGAGCGCGGCGACTACTCCCACGGCGTCGTCTCCAACCTCGCGATGCAGGTGGCGGGCAACGCGACACTGCTGCGCACGGCGCAGGAGCAGGGGGTGAGCCCGGAGCTGCTGACGCCGTACATGGGGTTGATGGAGCGGTGGCTGGCGGAGGGGCACGGGGAGGAGGACGGGACGGGGGTGGTGGAGCTGCTGGAGGTGGGGCGGGACCCACGATGA